The proteins below are encoded in one region of Paenibacillus albus:
- a CDS encoding nucleotidyltransferase domain-containing protein: protein MKRWAGSALVEIYLSGSRAKGTAITLSSDFDLFISLKVDDTVTDEIVLLKVWRKLHRLIFPSIYLELTVIDTLWGISKASITILTRKKAWVWLCRSRSFKD from the coding sequence ATAAAGCGCTGGGCAGGAAGTGCACTAGTTGAAATTTATTTATCAGGATCAAGAGCTAAGGGGACGGCAATTACATTATCATCAGATTTTGATTTGTTTATTTCGTTAAAGGTAGATGATACTGTAACTGATGAGATTGTTTTACTAAAAGTTTGGAGAAAATTACATAGACTTATTTTTCCGTCAATATATTTGGAATTAACGGTGATTGATACGCTATGGGGCATATCGAAAGCGAGCATTACCATTTTGACAAGAAAGAAAGCCTGGGTTTGGCTGTGCAGGAGCAGATCTTTCAAAGACTAG
- a CDS encoding DUF6547 family protein, giving the protein MGTQELELYKRFIDDLVEFRPGVLPRWIKGNGWPNTVENQKINKVLSELTAEQKEIVALIAQSARDGGIHDVLVYLTDQINLEGLEIVKNGIIMETEPFDSGMHYDWVCRREGDSWPNQNS; this is encoded by the coding sequence ATGGGAACGCAAGAATTAGAACTTTATAAGCGATTTATTGATGATTTGGTAGAATTCCGCCCAGGTGTGCTTCCTCGTTGGATAAAGGGTAATGGTTGGCCGAACACGGTTGAAAACCAAAAGATCAATAAAGTATTGAGCGAATTGACGGCAGAACAGAAAGAGATAGTAGCACTAATCGCCCAATCAGCACGAGACGGAGGGATACATGATGTCCTTGTCTATCTAACAGATCAGATAAACCTCGAAGGGCTCGAGATCGTTAAGAACGGAATTATAATGGAAACTGAACCGTTTGACTCCGGTATGCATTATGATTGGGTATGCCGAAGAGAAGGAGATTCATGGC